A stretch of the Sphingosinithalassobacter tenebrarum genome encodes the following:
- the nuoK gene encoding NADH-quinone oxidoreductase subunit NuoK encodes MIGVTHYLVVSAILFTIGVLGIFLNRKNLIVILMAIELILLSVNLNLVAFSSALNDLVGQVFAMFVLTVAAGEAAIGLAILVIYFRSRGSIAVDDVNRMKG; translated from the coding sequence ATGATCGGCGTCACCCATTATCTGGTCGTATCGGCGATCCTGTTCACGATCGGCGTGCTCGGCATCTTCCTCAACCGGAAGAACCTGATCGTCATCCTGATGGCGATCGAGCTGATCCTGCTATCGGTCAATCTGAACCTCGTCGCCTTCTCGTCGGCGCTCAACGATCTGGTCGGGCAGGTTTTCGCGATGTTCGTGCTGACGGTCGCGGCGGGCGAAGCCGCCATCGGCCTCGCCATTCTCGTCATCTATTTCCGCAGCCGCGGATCGATCGCGGTCGACGACGTCAACCGGATGAAGGGGTAA
- the nuoH gene encoding NADH-quinone oxidoreductase subunit NuoH produces MTSWFTYLGLPYGWAWFIATIIDILLIALPLMLAVAMIIYADRKIWAAMALRKGPNVVGPFGLLQSFADGLKVFLQETIIPAAANKGLFLLAPIITFTVALIVWAVVPFQAGWALADINVGLLYVLAASSLGVYGIILAGWASNSKYPFYSAIRAAAQMVSYEVSIGFVLIAMVLWAGTFNLGGIVEGQRGHILGFINAYALNPLLFPMAVVFFISSLAETQRAPFDLTEAESELVAGYQTEYSSMAFALYWLGEYANVILMCTLNATLFWGGYLPPIDWAPLYYVPGIIWLFAKILFFFFCFSWVKATVPRYRYDQLMRLGWKIFLPLSLFFVFLVSGYLMLMRVGL; encoded by the coding sequence ATGACCAGCTGGTTCACCTATCTCGGCCTGCCCTATGGCTGGGCCTGGTTCATCGCCACGATCATCGACATTTTGCTGATCGCGCTGCCGCTGATGCTGGCGGTGGCGATGATCATCTACGCCGATCGCAAGATCTGGGCGGCGATGGCGCTGCGCAAGGGGCCCAATGTCGTCGGGCCGTTCGGGCTGCTGCAAAGCTTCGCTGACGGGCTCAAGGTCTTCCTTCAGGAAACGATTATTCCGGCGGCCGCGAACAAGGGGCTGTTCCTGCTCGCGCCGATCATCACTTTCACGGTGGCGCTGATCGTCTGGGCGGTGGTGCCGTTCCAGGCGGGATGGGCGCTGGCGGACATCAATGTCGGGCTGCTCTACGTGCTCGCGGCGTCGTCGCTCGGCGTTTACGGGATCATCCTCGCGGGCTGGGCGTCCAACTCGAAATACCCCTTCTACTCGGCGATCCGCGCCGCGGCGCAGATGGTCAGCTACGAAGTCTCGATCGGCTTCGTGCTGATCGCGATGGTGCTGTGGGCGGGGACGTTCAATCTCGGCGGCATCGTCGAGGGGCAAAGGGGGCATATCCTCGGCTTCATCAACGCCTATGCGCTGAACCCGCTGCTTTTCCCGATGGCGGTGGTGTTCTTCATCTCGAGCCTCGCCGAGACGCAGCGCGCGCCGTTCGACCTGACCGAGGCGGAGAGCGAGCTCGTCGCGGGCTATCAGACCGAATATTCGTCGATGGCCTTCGCGCTCTACTGGCTCGGCGAATATGCCAACGTCATCCTGATGTGCACGCTCAACGCGACGTTGTTCTGGGGCGGCTATCTGCCCCCGATCGACTGGGCGCCGCTCTATTATGTGCCGGGAATCATCTGGCTGTTCGCCAAGATCCTGTTCTTCTTCTTCTGCTTCAGCTGGGTGAAGGCGACCGTCCCGCGCTATCGCTATGACCAGCTGATGCGGCTGGGCTGGAAGATTTTCCTGCCGCTGTCGCTGTTCTTCGTGTTCCTCGTGTCGGGCTATCTGATGCTGATGCGGGTGGGGCTGTGA
- a CDS encoding NADH-quinone oxidoreductase subunit M, giving the protein MENFPILSVMLAVPAVAAVACLFVGASTARVIALAATLVDLVLGAILWASFDIGGAQWQFVEFVPIFGRFGWALGIDGFALLLILLSVFLMPICIGASWKAITDRVSEYMALFLFTEVLMIGTFAAQDLFLFYIFFEAGLIPMYLIIGVWGGVNRIYASFKFFLYTLLGSVLMLIAMIYMIMSTGTTSIPELMQTDFPAHVQTWLWLAFFASFAVKMPMWPVHTWLPDAHVQAPTAGSVILAGVLLKLGGYGFLRFSLPMFPEASAQLVWLVFGLSAVAVIYTSLVALVQSDMKKLIAYSSVAHMAIVTVGLFAFNAEGIQGAMMVMLGHGLVSGALFLCVGVIYDRLHTREIDRYGGLAINMPRYAVLFLLFTMAAIGLPGTSNFVGELLALMGAYQVSTTITLLCTTGIILGAGYMLWLYRRVVFGEQKNADAAAMPDLSARELWLLAPIAAVVLWMGVYPESFLAPMRQDTQILLERIDRAKPAGDSQPTEGHPAAPATHEDAAHGEAH; this is encoded by the coding sequence ATGGAAAACTTCCCCATCCTTTCGGTGATGCTCGCGGTTCCGGCCGTAGCGGCGGTGGCGTGCCTGTTCGTCGGCGCTTCGACCGCGCGGGTGATCGCGCTGGCGGCCACGCTGGTCGATCTGGTGCTTGGCGCGATCCTCTGGGCGAGCTTCGACATCGGGGGCGCGCAGTGGCAGTTCGTCGAATTCGTGCCGATCTTCGGCCGCTTCGGCTGGGCGCTTGGCATTGATGGTTTCGCGCTGCTGCTGATCCTGCTCAGCGTCTTCCTGATGCCGATCTGCATCGGCGCGAGCTGGAAGGCGATTACGGATCGCGTGTCGGAATATATGGCGCTGTTCCTGTTCACCGAAGTGCTGATGATCGGCACCTTCGCAGCGCAGGACCTGTTCCTCTTCTACATCTTCTTCGAGGCCGGCCTGATCCCGATGTACCTGATCATCGGTGTCTGGGGCGGCGTGAACCGCATCTACGCGTCGTTCAAATTCTTTCTCTACACGCTGCTCGGATCGGTGCTGATGCTGATCGCGATGATCTACATGATCATGTCGACCGGCACGACGTCGATCCCCGAGCTGATGCAGACCGATTTCCCTGCGCATGTCCAGACATGGCTATGGCTCGCCTTCTTCGCGTCCTTCGCGGTGAAGATGCCGATGTGGCCGGTCCATACCTGGCTTCCCGACGCGCACGTTCAGGCGCCGACGGCGGGGTCGGTGATCCTGGCGGGCGTGCTGCTGAAGCTCGGCGGCTATGGTTTCCTGCGCTTCTCGCTGCCGATGTTTCCCGAAGCCTCGGCGCAGCTCGTCTGGCTGGTCTTCGGCCTCTCGGCGGTGGCAGTGATCTATACCAGCCTCGTCGCGCTGGTGCAGAGCGACATGAAGAAGCTGATCGCCTATTCGTCGGTCGCGCATATGGCGATCGTCACGGTCGGCCTGTTCGCCTTCAACGCAGAGGGCATTCAGGGCGCGATGATGGTGATGCTCGGCCACGGCCTTGTTTCGGGCGCGCTGTTCCTGTGCGTCGGTGTGATCTACGACCGGCTGCATACGCGCGAGATCGACCGTTATGGCGGGCTTGCGATCAATATGCCGCGCTATGCCGTGCTGTTCCTGCTCTTCACGATGGCGGCGATCGGCCTGCCGGGGACGAGCAACTTCGTCGGCGAACTGCTGGCGCTGATGGGCGCCTATCAGGTGTCGACGACGATCACGCTGCTGTGCACCACCGGTATCATTCTCGGCGCCGGATACATGCTGTGGCTCTATCGCCGCGTCGTGTTCGGCGAGCAGAAGAATGCCGATGCCGCCGCGATGCCCGATCTTTCGGCGCGCGAGCTGTGGCTGCTGGCGCCGATCGCAGCGGTGGTGCTGTGGATGGGCGTCTATCCCGAAAGCTTCCTCGCGCCGATGCGCCAGGATACGCAAATACTGCTCGAACGGATCGACCGCGCCAAACCGGCCGGGGATTCGCAACCGACCGAAGGCCATCCGGCCGCCCCTGCAACGCATGAAGACGCCGCGCACGGGGAGGCGCACTGA
- the nuoI gene encoding NADH-quinone oxidoreductase subunit NuoI gives MSFAQTIRSFTLWEFIKAHALTLRYFFKPKATINYPYEKNPISPRFRGEHALRRYPNGEERCIACKLCEAICPALAITIEAEPRDDGSRRTTRYDIDMVKCIYCGLCQEACPVDAIVEGPNFEFATETREELVYHKEKLLANGDRWESAIAANLAADAPYR, from the coding sequence ATGAGTTTCGCGCAAACCATTCGCTCCTTCACGCTGTGGGAGTTCATCAAGGCGCATGCGCTGACCTTGCGCTACTTCTTCAAGCCCAAGGCGACGATCAACTATCCGTACGAGAAGAACCCGATTTCGCCGCGGTTCCGGGGCGAGCATGCGCTGCGCCGCTATCCGAACGGCGAGGAGCGCTGCATCGCGTGCAAGCTGTGCGAGGCGATCTGCCCGGCGCTGGCGATCACGATCGAGGCCGAACCGCGCGACGACGGCAGCCGCCGCACGACTCGCTACGACATCGACATGGTGAAGTGCATCTATTGCGGGCTGTGCCAGGAAGCGTGCCCGGTGGACGCGATCGTCGAGGGCCCGAATTTCGAATTCGCCACGGAAACCCGTGAGGAACTCGTCTACCACAAGGAAAAACTGCTCGCGAACGGCGACCGGTGGGAAAGCGCCATCGCGGCGAACCTTGCCGCCGACGCGCCGTATCGTTAA
- a CDS encoding complex I 24 kDa subunit family protein: protein MAAKTIPDTPEIRERWSGFAWTKANAAKAKEIRSRYPEGRQQSCTIPYLDLAQRQVGMETGTQGWLPIPVIEYVAKELDLAVIRVLEVATFYTMFNVTPVGKHHVQVCGTTPCWLRGSDEVFRACKDKGMAKGHTTEDGLWTLTEVECMGNCASAPMVQINDDNFEDLDYERTTAILNALEKGESPKPGTQEPGRHTVEPSGGPTTLTEMVSENHDYRGEWA from the coding sequence ATGGCCGCTAAAACCATCCCCGATACCCCGGAAATCCGCGAGCGCTGGAGCGGCTTTGCCTGGACCAAGGCGAATGCCGCCAAGGCGAAGGAAATCCGTTCGCGCTATCCCGAGGGGCGTCAGCAAAGCTGCACCATTCCCTATCTCGACCTCGCCCAGCGGCAGGTGGGGATGGAAACGGGCACGCAGGGCTGGCTGCCGATTCCGGTGATCGAATATGTCGCGAAGGAACTCGATCTCGCGGTGATCCGCGTGCTCGAAGTCGCGACCTTCTACACGATGTTCAACGTGACGCCCGTCGGCAAGCATCACGTTCAGGTGTGCGGCACCACGCCGTGCTGGCTGCGCGGCAGCGACGAAGTGTTCCGCGCATGCAAGGACAAGGGCATGGCCAAGGGCCATACCACCGAGGACGGGCTGTGGACGCTCACCGAAGTCGAATGCATGGGCAATTGCGCCTCGGCGCCGATGGTGCAGATCAACGACGATAATTTCGAGGATTTGGATTACGAGCGGACCACCGCGATCCTGAACGCGCTGGAAAAGGGCGAAAGCCCCAAGCCGGGCACGCAAGAGCCGGGCCGCCACACGGTCGAGCCTTCGGGCGGGCCGACGACGCTGACCGAGATGGTGAGCGAGAACCACGATTATCGCGGAGAATGGGCATGA
- the nuoL gene encoding NADH-quinone oxidoreductase subunit L, which yields MQAIHFILLLPLLAFLVAGLSNRGFGIAFPKLVTTGALFIACALSWSIFIPFLSGTGTESVAPVFTWIASGDLDVSWGLRVDALTAVMLVVITSVSALVHLYSWGYMSEDPDQPRFFAYLSLFTFAMLMLVTANNLLQMFFGWEGVGLASYLLIGFWFKKPSANAAAIKAFVVNRVGDLGFMMGIFGTFLVFGTISIPEILEAAPGMAGSTIGFLGGRVDTMTLLCILLFIGAMGKSAQLGLHTWLPDAMEGPTPVSALIHAATMVTAGVFMVCRLSPMFETSEAAMTFVTVIGAATCFFAATVGLVQTDIKRVIAYSTCSQLGYMFFAAGVGMYGAAMFHLFTHAFFKALLFLGAGSVIHAMHHEQDMRYYGGLRKSIPITYWTMMAGTLAITGVGIPGSLFGFANFGFAGFHSKDAIIEAAYAAGAMPAFWVGVIVALLTSFYSWRVVFLTFHGKPRWAGSEHVQHAVHDAHHHGHDAAPGQVDAHAHGHEVVDNPKAEDAGHAPDHHAPSHEDMPEGTGGYHPHESPWVMLIPLLLLSLGAVFAGLVFHGFFIEAEGNFWAGSLFFNEHLAHAMHEVPVLVKLSATIAMLIGLFIGWYAYIANPRFPVAMASTFSVLHTFLLKKWYFDELYNVVFVKPAMWLGRLFWKAGDEGTIDRLGPNGLAWAVQRGSGIAGRLQSGYVYTYAFIMLIGLAGALTWVITR from the coding sequence GTGCAAGCAATTCATTTCATTCTGCTGCTGCCGCTGCTGGCATTCCTTGTCGCGGGCTTGAGCAATCGCGGGTTCGGCATTGCGTTTCCGAAGCTGGTGACGACGGGTGCGCTGTTCATCGCCTGCGCGCTGAGCTGGTCGATCTTCATTCCGTTTCTGAGCGGTACCGGCACCGAAAGCGTCGCGCCGGTCTTCACCTGGATCGCGTCGGGCGATCTGGATGTGAGCTGGGGCCTGCGCGTCGATGCGCTGACGGCGGTCATGCTGGTGGTGATCACCAGCGTTTCGGCGCTCGTCCACCTCTATAGCTGGGGCTATATGAGCGAGGACCCGGATCAGCCGCGCTTCTTTGCCTATCTCTCGCTGTTTACCTTTGCGATGCTGATGCTGGTGACCGCCAACAACCTGCTACAGATGTTCTTCGGCTGGGAAGGCGTGGGTCTCGCCTCGTATCTGCTGATCGGTTTCTGGTTCAAAAAGCCCAGCGCCAATGCCGCCGCGATCAAGGCGTTCGTCGTCAATCGCGTCGGTGACCTTGGCTTCATGATGGGGATTTTCGGCACCTTCCTGGTGTTCGGGACGATTTCAATTCCCGAAATCCTCGAAGCCGCGCCGGGCATGGCCGGTTCGACCATCGGTTTCCTCGGCGGGCGCGTGGATACGATGACGCTGCTGTGCATCCTTCTGTTCATCGGTGCGATGGGCAAATCGGCGCAGCTCGGCCTCCACACCTGGCTGCCGGACGCGATGGAAGGTCCGACGCCGGTTTCCGCGCTGATCCACGCCGCGACGATGGTGACGGCGGGCGTGTTCATGGTGTGCCGCCTGTCGCCGATGTTCGAAACCAGCGAAGCCGCGATGACGTTCGTTACCGTGATCGGCGCCGCAACCTGTTTCTTCGCCGCCACCGTCGGGCTCGTGCAGACCGATATCAAGCGCGTCATTGCCTATTCGACCTGTTCGCAGCTCGGCTACATGTTCTTCGCCGCGGGCGTCGGCATGTACGGCGCGGCGATGTTCCACCTGTTCACCCACGCCTTCTTCAAGGCGCTGCTGTTCCTCGGCGCGGGTTCGGTGATCCACGCGATGCACCATGAGCAGGACATGCGCTATTATGGCGGCCTGCGCAAAAGCATCCCGATCACCTACTGGACGATGATGGCGGGCACGCTCGCGATTACCGGCGTCGGTATCCCGGGCAGCCTGTTCGGCTTCGCCAATTTCGGCTTCGCCGGTTTCCATTCGAAGGACGCGATCATCGAAGCGGCCTATGCGGCGGGCGCGATGCCGGCCTTCTGGGTCGGCGTGATCGTTGCGCTGCTTACCAGCTTCTATTCGTGGCGCGTCGTCTTCCTGACCTTCCACGGCAAGCCGCGCTGGGCGGGCTCGGAGCATGTCCAGCATGCGGTGCACGACGCGCATCATCACGGCCATGACGCGGCGCCGGGGCAGGTCGACGCGCATGCGCATGGCCATGAGGTCGTCGACAATCCGAAGGCCGAAGATGCCGGCCATGCGCCCGACCATCACGCGCCGTCGCACGAAGACATGCCCGAGGGCACCGGCGGCTATCACCCGCACGAAAGCCCGTGGGTGATGCTGATCCCGTTGCTACTGCTGTCGCTCGGCGCGGTGTTCGCGGGGCTGGTCTTCCACGGCTTCTTCATCGAGGCCGAAGGGAATTTCTGGGCCGGCAGCCTGTTCTTCAACGAGCATCTGGCGCATGCGATGCACGAAGTGCCGGTGTTGGTGAAGCTCTCCGCGACGATTGCGATGCTGATCGGGCTGTTCATCGGCTGGTACGCTTATATCGCCAATCCGCGTTTCCCGGTGGCGATGGCGTCGACCTTCAGCGTGCTCCACACCTTCCTGCTGAAGAAGTGGTATTTCGACGAGCTCTACAATGTCGTGTTCGTGAAGCCTGCGATGTGGTTGGGTCGCCTCTTCTGGAAGGCGGGCGACGAGGGCACGATCGACCGGCTCGGCCCCAACGGCCTTGCCTGGGCGGTCCAGCGCGGGAGCGGCATCGCGGGCAGGCTGCAATCGGGATATGTTTATACCTATGCCTTCATCATGCTGATCGGGCTCGCGGGCGCGCTCACCTGGGTCATTACGCGGTAA
- the nuoG gene encoding NADH-quinone oxidoreductase subunit NuoG codes for MPKLTVDGIEVEVPQGATVLQACEAAGKEIPRFCYHERLSIAGNCRMCLVEVKPGPPKPQASCALPAGDNQEVRTDTPMVKQAREGVLEFLLINHPLDCPICDQGGECDLQDETMAYGKGWSRYQENKRAVTEKYMGPIVKTVMTRCIHCTRCVRFTEEVAGGEEIGAIWRGEDMQITSYLEHAVKSELSGNVVDLCPVGALTSKPYAFEARPWELKKTMAIDVMDAVGTNIRLDSRGRGILRALPRINEDVNEEWAHDKTRHAVDGLSHRRLDKPYVRREGKLVAANWEDAFAAIVSAAKKAGDSVAAIAGDMVDCETMFAAKALVKSMGSSLLEGRQTGMDYDVTNLAAVNFNTTIAGTEEADVILLVGTNLRWEASLVNTRVRKAIKRGAKVFAIGPEVDLTYKVEWLGNDLSLLGKLPKAVKDAFKGAEKPMVIVGGAALRNGHGAALGLVKTLGLVKEGWNGFNVLHFSAARMGGLMLGYAQKGGIADIVAAKPKLTFFLGADEVDFKAFQDSYKVYIGHHGDAGAHAADVILPAASYAEKPGTYVNLEGRVQRGDRAVFPPGDAREDWTILRALSEALGHTLPFDTYGELRAQMFADAPALANEGLASFEWAPPSLDTKAEGEIAYPIRDFYLTNSICRASPTMQRCSAELVHGEEFAEAAE; via the coding sequence ATGCCCAAGCTTACCGTCGACGGAATTGAAGTAGAGGTTCCCCAGGGCGCCACGGTGCTTCAGGCCTGCGAGGCCGCCGGTAAGGAAATCCCGCGCTTCTGTTACCATGAACGACTGTCCATCGCCGGCAATTGCCGCATGTGCCTGGTCGAGGTTAAGCCCGGACCGCCCAAGCCGCAGGCGAGCTGCGCGCTGCCGGCCGGCGACAATCAGGAAGTGCGCACCGATACCCCGATGGTGAAGCAGGCGCGCGAGGGCGTGCTCGAGTTTCTGCTGATCAACCATCCGCTCGATTGTCCGATCTGCGACCAGGGCGGCGAATGCGATCTCCAGGACGAGACGATGGCCTATGGCAAGGGCTGGTCGCGCTATCAGGAGAACAAGCGGGCGGTCACCGAAAAATATATGGGCCCGATCGTGAAGACCGTGATGACGCGCTGCATCCATTGCACGCGCTGCGTCCGCTTCACCGAGGAAGTCGCCGGCGGCGAGGAAATCGGCGCGATCTGGCGCGGCGAGGACATGCAGATCACCAGCTATCTGGAGCATGCCGTCAAGAGCGAGCTTTCGGGCAATGTCGTCGATCTCTGCCCGGTCGGCGCGCTGACCTCGAAGCCCTATGCGTTCGAGGCGCGGCCCTGGGAGCTCAAGAAGACGATGGCGATCGACGTCATGGACGCGGTCGGCACCAATATTCGCCTCGACAGCCGGGGCAGGGGCATCCTGCGCGCGCTTCCGCGGATCAACGAGGACGTCAACGAGGAATGGGCGCATGACAAGACGCGCCACGCGGTCGACGGCCTGTCGCACCGCCGCCTCGACAAACCCTATGTCCGCCGCGAGGGCAAGCTGGTCGCCGCGAACTGGGAAGACGCGTTTGCCGCGATCGTTTCGGCCGCGAAGAAGGCGGGCGACAGCGTTGCCGCCATCGCCGGGGACATGGTCGACTGCGAAACGATGTTCGCGGCCAAGGCGCTGGTGAAATCGATGGGCTCGTCGCTGCTCGAAGGGCGGCAGACCGGCATGGATTACGACGTCACCAATCTGGCGGCGGTCAATTTCAACACCACCATCGCGGGCACCGAGGAAGCGGATGTGATCCTGCTCGTCGGCACCAATCTGCGCTGGGAAGCCTCGCTGGTGAACACCCGCGTGCGCAAGGCCATCAAGCGCGGCGCCAAGGTGTTCGCGATCGGCCCCGAGGTCGATCTCACTTACAAAGTCGAGTGGCTGGGCAACGACCTGTCGCTGCTCGGCAAGCTGCCCAAGGCAGTGAAGGACGCGTTCAAGGGCGCCGAAAAGCCGATGGTGATCGTCGGCGGCGCCGCGCTCAGGAACGGGCATGGCGCGGCGCTGGGTCTCGTCAAGACGCTCGGCCTCGTGAAAGAGGGCTGGAACGGCTTCAACGTGCTGCATTTCTCGGCGGCGCGGATGGGCGGGCTGATGCTCGGCTATGCGCAGAAGGGCGGGATCGCCGATATCGTCGCGGCCAAGCCGAAGCTGACCTTCTTCCTCGGCGCCGACGAAGTGGACTTCAAGGCGTTCCAGGACAGCTACAAGGTCTATATCGGCCATCATGGCGATGCCGGCGCGCATGCCGCCGATGTGATCCTGCCGGCCGCGAGCTATGCCGAAAAGCCGGGCACTTATGTGAACCTCGAAGGGCGCGTGCAGCGCGGCGATCGCGCCGTCTTCCCGCCGGGCGATGCGCGCGAGGACTGGACGATCCTGCGCGCGCTGTCCGAAGCGCTCGGCCACACGCTGCCGTTCGACACCTATGGAGAGCTGCGCGCGCAGATGTTCGCTGACGCGCCCGCGCTGGCGAATGAAGGTCTGGCGAGCTTCGAATGGGCGCCGCCGAGCCTCGACACCAAGGCGGAAGGCGAAATCGCCTATCCGATCCGCGACTTCTACCTCACCAACTCGATCTGCCGCGCCAGCCCGACGATGCAGCGCTGCTCGGCCGAACTCGTCCACGGCGAGGAATTCGCGGAGGCGGCGGAATGA
- the nuoF gene encoding NADH-quinone oxidoreductase subunit NuoF, with amino-acid sequence MSDFTPLADKDRIFTNVYGYQPWNIDAAMKRGDWDNTKALLDLGNDTIIDRIKASGLRGRGGAGFPTGVKWSFMPKEPTPERPSFLVINADESEPGSCKDREIIRHDPHKLIEGALVAGFAMRARAAYIYIRGEYIREAETLFAAIAESYDKGFIGKNACGSGYDFDVFCHRGAGAYICGEETAMLESLEGKKGQPRLKPPFPAGAGLYGCPTTVNNVESIAVAPTILRRGPEWFSSFGRENNKGTKLFQISGHVNKPCVVEEAMSIPFRELIERHCGGIRGGWDNLLAVIPGGSSVPLVPAAEIMDAPMDFDGLKELKSGLGTAAVIVMDKSTDIVQAISRISYFYKHESCGQCTPCREGTGWMWRVMERLRTGEADISEIDTLFQVTKQVEGHTICALGDAAAWPIQGLIRHFRPELERRIAEKNGGGAMMAAAE; translated from the coding sequence ATGAGCGACTTCACGCCTCTCGCCGACAAGGACCGCATCTTCACCAATGTCTACGGCTATCAGCCGTGGAACATCGATGCCGCCATGAAGCGCGGCGACTGGGACAATACCAAGGCGCTGCTTGACCTCGGCAATGATACGATCATCGATCGGATCAAGGCCTCGGGCCTGCGCGGTCGCGGCGGGGCGGGGTTCCCGACCGGCGTGAAGTGGAGCTTCATGCCCAAGGAGCCGACGCCCGAGCGTCCGAGCTTCCTCGTCATCAACGCCGACGAATCCGAGCCCGGTTCGTGCAAGGACCGCGAGATCATCCGCCACGATCCGCACAAGCTGATCGAAGGCGCGCTGGTCGCCGGTTTCGCGATGCGCGCGCGGGCGGCGTACATCTATATTCGCGGCGAATATATCCGCGAGGCCGAGACGCTGTTCGCGGCGATCGCCGAATCCTATGACAAGGGTTTCATCGGCAAGAATGCCTGCGGTTCGGGCTATGATTTCGACGTCTTCTGCCATCGCGGCGCGGGCGCCTATATCTGCGGCGAAGAGACCGCGATGCTCGAAAGCCTTGAAGGCAAGAAGGGCCAGCCGCGCCTCAAGCCGCCCTTCCCGGCGGGTGCGGGCCTCTATGGCTGTCCGACCACGGTCAACAATGTCGAATCGATTGCAGTCGCGCCGACGATCCTGCGGCGCGGGCCGGAGTGGTTCTCCTCCTTCGGGCGCGAGAACAACAAGGGCACCAAGCTCTTCCAGATCAGCGGCCATGTGAACAAGCCGTGCGTGGTCGAGGAGGCAATGTCGATCCCGTTCCGCGAACTGATCGAGCGCCATTGCGGCGGCATTCGCGGCGGGTGGGACAATCTGCTCGCGGTGATCCCGGGCGGCTCCTCGGTGCCGCTCGTCCCGGCGGCCGAGATCATGGATGCGCCGATGGATTTCGACGGGCTGAAAGAGCTCAAATCGGGCCTCGGCACTGCCGCCGTCATCGTGATGGACAAGTCGACCGACATTGTTCAGGCGATCAGCCGCATCAGCTATTTCTACAAGCATGAAAGCTGCGGCCAATGCACGCCCTGCCGCGAAGGCACCGGCTGGATGTGGCGCGTGATGGAACGGCTGCGCACCGGCGAGGCCGATATTTCCGAAATCGATACGCTGTTCCAGGTGACCAAGCAGGTCGAAGGCCACACCATCTGCGCGCTGGGCGACGCGGCCGCATGGCCGATCCAGGGCCTGATTCGCCATTTCCGACCCGAGCTCGAACGTCGGATTGCCGAGAAGAATGGCGGCGGCGCGATGATGGCGGCTGCGGAGTGA
- a CDS encoding NADH-quinone oxidoreductase subunit J, with translation MIQALAFYLFAIVVIASAVMVIFSRNPVHSVLWLILAFFNAAGLMLIAGAEFIAMLLVIVYVGAVAVLFLFVVMMLNIDFAELRAGVVRYAAVGLALAVALAAEIIIAVSAWKVGGLELGRRIAATDDAVPNIEAVGQLLYSRYLFAFEAAGLILLVAMIGAIVLTYRHRPGVKPQNISAQINRRSKDAVKMVDAPVGKGVEL, from the coding sequence GTGATCCAGGCACTCGCCTTCTATCTGTTCGCCATCGTCGTCATCGCGTCCGCGGTGATGGTGATTTTCTCGCGCAATCCGGTCCATTCGGTGCTGTGGCTGATCCTGGCGTTCTTCAACGCCGCCGGGCTGATGCTGATCGCCGGGGCCGAGTTCATCGCGATGCTGCTCGTCATCGTCTATGTCGGCGCGGTCGCGGTGCTCTTCCTGTTCGTCGTGATGATGCTCAACATCGATTTCGCCGAATTGCGGGCGGGGGTCGTTCGTTATGCCGCGGTCGGGCTTGCGCTCGCGGTCGCGCTGGCGGCGGAGATCATCATCGCGGTGAGCGCGTGGAAAGTCGGCGGGCTCGAACTGGGGCGCCGCATCGCCGCCACCGACGACGCGGTGCCGAATATCGAGGCGGTCGGGCAGCTGCTCTATTCGCGCTATCTGTTCGCATTCGAAGCGGCGGGCCTGATCTTGCTGGTCGCGATGATCGGCGCGATCGTGCTGACCTATCGCCACCGCCCCGGCGTGAAACCGCAGAATATCAGCGCGCAGATCAACCGCCGGTCGAAGGACGCGGTGAAGATGGTCGATGCGCCGGTGGGCAAGGGAGTCGAGCTGTGA